A single window of Populus nigra chromosome 17, ddPopNigr1.1, whole genome shotgun sequence DNA harbors:
- the LOC133676844 gene encoding probable U3 small nucleolar RNA-associated protein 11 has translation MSSLRNAIPRKAHKERAQPQARKKFGLLEKHKDYVARAKAFHKKEETLRRLKEKAASRNPDEFYFGMIKSKTVDGVHRPQSEANKYTQEELLLMKTQDIGYILQKAQSEKKKIEKLTATLHSLDGRPSSKHIYFAEDREEAKEIRSRSSENKMATTSVDVPDNIKRKIASSYRELEARKNRANQLEKIYMDMALQKELQKKGRKRKLREDEIVCPTTKPVFKWRSERKR, from the exons TCAAGCAAGGAAGAAATTTGGGCTGCTTGAGAAACATAAAGACTATGTTGCACGTGCTAAAGCTTTTCACAAAAAAGAGGAAACTTTGAGG AGGCTTAAAGAGAAAGCAGCATCGAGAAATCCTGATGAGTTTTACTTCGGAATGATTAAGAGTAAAACAGTTGATGGAGTTCATCGGCCACA gaGTGAAGCTAACAAATACACTCAAGAAGAACTATTGTTGATGAAGACGCAAGATATTGGATATATCCTTCAAAAAGCACAAAGTGAGAAAAAG AAAATTGAAAAGCTAACTGCCACATTGCACTCGCTGGATGGCCGGCCCTCGAGCAAGCATATTTACTTCGCTGAAGATAG GGAGGAGGCTAAAGAAATAAGATCACGATCTTCAGAAAATAAAATGGCAACTACTTCTGTTGACGTCCCTGATAATATTAAAAG GAAAATAGCCAGTTCCTACAGAGAGCTTGAGGCCCGGAAGAACCGAGCAAACCAGTTGGAGAAAATATATATGGATATGGCACTGCAGAAGGAATTGCAG AAAAAGGGACGAAAGCGCAAGCTGCGTGAAGATGAGATTGTCTGTCCAACTACGAAACCTGTATTCAAGTGGCGTTCAGAACGAAAGCGGTGA